A genomic region of Papaver somniferum cultivar HN1 chromosome 7, ASM357369v1, whole genome shotgun sequence contains the following coding sequences:
- the LOC113295672 gene encoding uncharacterized protein LOC113295672: MDDNNLFEANSLGSKYTWDNGQSGVGRILCKLDRAIINEAWLEKFENCWCKALPREVSDHSTLDWNLRGFGNVHTRLKHAKLRMEVALRAYDEDPEDETKLNSMKEASVSLENTRRSNNVIYELVDENGTTITSYEQIRDFTVQYFESKFNGVEQPIDDSIFHYDHESISVEDSMMMDGIPSMEEIKAPVFDLGADSAPGPDGFSGCFYIHCWDVIQQDLVNAITYYWMHKIIPQGVNSSLMILLAKVMGANTLLLATILGGVLDKLVSEEQVAFMKGRNIHENISVASEMVNELKNKRKDGNVGLKLDISQDFDTISSAFVLEVFRKYGFSENWCSWSLAILSSARISILLNGIPEGFFSINRGLRQGDPPSPLIFVLIEDVLSRNLSKIFLNKSMTPMLSKKAASGQTVCRQKSKVYYGGNSLSRCRTITDLLGMEVSTFPDRYLGVQIMPGDAEVSRKFVVAYDKVCCPVKEGGLGITKLSITNKALLMKLWWNIRSSKKKWARFLYAKYTNNKDRIKEYGIKSSNLPGIKQVYKEVDSNTKVILGDRHSTSLYFDIWYKYTSIAEIIGETGLDNKVKVSYLLVNNELVIPDSHMHNFLRVGVTLADFPRPLGGDDCRVWMPDLKAKFSVWDWISHIFNLIPHLSLITSYKAAKGRSQIIKDLWMVTNLIVRAELWLTRNKVVFDKKTTNLEFLKKRIFHLVHEHSVRIKIYMHNSVYDLCILNFFRVLHRRVKTIQPIECHWKPTPRNVLLLCCDGAAKDNPGRAGASDVARDADCNVVGAMSIGLGITNNYMAEIFGIIVLGVGCSMEDATYFG, from the exons atggatgaCAACAACCTCTTTGAAGCTAATTCTTTGGGTTCTAAATACACTTGGGATAATGGTCAatctggtgttggtagaattctTTGTAAACTTGATCGTGCTATAATTAATGAGGCTTGGTTAGAAAAATTCGAGAATTGctggtgtaaagctcttccaagGGAAGTTTCCGACCATTCCACTCTT GACTGGAATTTGAGGGGTTTTGGGAATGTTCATACTCGTTTAAAACATGCAAAGTTGAGAATGGAAGTGGCTCTCCGAGCCTATGATGAAGATCCGGAAGATGAAACTAAGCTGAATTctatgaaggaggcttcagtttcCCTTGAGAAT ACTCGTAGGAGTAATAATGTGATTTATGAATTAGTTGATGAGAATGGTACTACCATTACGAGTTATGAGCAAATTAGAGACTTCACGGTTCAATATTTTGAATCTAAATTCAATGGGGTGGAGCAACCTATTGATGATAGTATTTTTCATTATGATCATGAGAGCATTTCTGTGGAGGACAGTATGATGATGGATGGGATTCCTTCTATGGAGGAAATTAAAGCCCCAGTTTTTGATTTGGGGGCTGATAGTGCACCGGGGCCTGATGGGTTCTCTGGGTGTTTCTATATACATTGTTGGGATGTGATACAACAAGACCTTGTCAATGCGATTACTTATTACTGGATGCACAAAATTATTCCTCAGGGAGTTAATTCGAGTCTTATGATTCTTCTGGCTAAGGTGATGGGTGCTAACACACTTC tTCTTGCTACGATACTTGGTGGAGTTCTTGATAAACTTGTTTCGGAAGAACAAGTTGCTTTCATGAAGggtagaaatattcatgagaatattagCGTGGCCTCTGAAATGGTAAATGAATTGAAAAACAAGCGGAAAGATGGTAATGTCGGTCTTaaacttgatatctctcaggATTTTGACACGATTAGTTCGGCTTTTGTCTTGGAAGTATTTCGTAAGTATGGATTTTCTGAAAATTGGTGCTCTTGGAGTTTGGCTATTCTTAGCTCAGcacgtatttctattcttcttaatggtattCCTGAAGGCTTTTTCAGTATTAATAGAGGTCTGCGCCAAGGTGATCCTCcgtctcctcttatttttgtgctgattgaagatgtgttgagtAGGAACCTTTCCAAGATTTTTCTCAACAAGAGTATGACTCCTATGTTGTCGAAAAAAG CTGCTTCTGGGCAGACGGTTTGTCGTCAAAAGAGCAAAGTGTATTATGGTGGAAATTCTTTGAGTCGGTGTAGAACTATCACAGATTTATTGGGTATGGAAGTCTCAACTTTTCCGGATCGTTATTTGGGTGTTCAAATTATGCCAG GAGACGCTGaggtaagtagaaaatttgtggttGCTTATGATAAAGTTTGCTGTCCGgtgaaggaaggtggtcttggaatTACTAAATTATCTATCACAAATAAGGCTCTTcttatgaagttgtggtggaATATTCGTTCTTCTAAGAAAAAATGGGCTCGTTTCCTTTATGCTAAATACACAAATAATAAGGATAGAATTAAGGAGTATGGTATCAAATCTTCCAATCTTCCAGGTATTAAGCAAGTCTATAAAGAGGTGGATAGCAACACTAAAGTGATTCTTGGTGATCGTCACTCTACTTCTCTTTATTTTGACATTTGGTATAAATATACTTCAATTGCCGAGATTATTGGTGAAACAGGTTTGGACAACAAGGTAAAGGTCAGTTATTTACTTGTTAACAATGAATTGGTTATCCCTGATTCTCATATGCATAACTTTCTACGTGTTGGTGTTACTTTGGCTGATTTTCCAAGACCTTTGGGAGGTGATGATTGCAGGGTTTGGATGCCTGATTTGAAAGCAAAATTCTCG GTTTGGGACTGGATTTCACATATTTTTAATCTTATTCCTCACCTTAGTCTGATTACTTCTTACAAGGCTGCTAAAGGGAGGAGTcaaattatcaaagatctttggaTGGTTACAAATTTGATTGTGCGTGCTGAATTGTGGCTTACTCGAAACAAAGTTGTTTTTGATAAGAAGACGACAAACTTGGAGTTTCTCAAGAAGAGGATTTTTCATCTTGTGCATGAACATTCAGTTCGGATTAAAATCTATATGCACAACTCCGTGTATGATTTGTGCATCCTTAATTTCTTTAGAGTACTCCATAGAAGGGTGAAGACTATTCAACCAATTGAGTGTCACTGGAAACCTACTCCAAGGAACGTTTTGCTTCTTTGTTGTGATGGCGCTGCTAAGGACAATCCAGGGCGTGCAGGTGCGAGTGATGTTGCTAGAGATGCTGATTGTAACGTGGTTGGAGCTATGAGTATTGGACTGGGCATAACGAACAACTACATGGCTGAAATTTTTGGCATCATTGTGCTTGGAGTGGGCTGTTCAATGGAGGATGCGACATATTTTGGTTAG